The nucleotide window CAAAAACAAGCATGGGAACGTACCCTAAATTCTCTTCAAGAAGCCCGTAAACTGTCTCAAACTAAAGCATCTGAACAAGCTAAGGACTTGCAAATATCTCTACAACAACTGACACAACTCCAAACCACTGTAGAAAAAAAGGCTCAAATGATTCTTAATGAACCAATCATAACTCCTTCTGTTCAGTCTCCCTCATCAAAAACCCAACCAAAAACTAAGCAAACCGTAACCAAGGCAACTACTACCAATAAAGATTATGGAGATTGGGCAGATGAATGAATTTATTCCCCTAGAAAAAGAAGTGGATCAACTGTTTGAGAAGGCTCTTTCTCAAACAGCAAATCAATCTGCTTTATCAGACTTCCATCATCTCTTACAGCAATGTCGCCGGCGAATTCATCAACCGATGAGAGTAGCAATTGTCGGAGTCATTAAAGCTGGCAAATCAACCCTGATGAACGCGCTTTTACAGGAGAAAATGGTGGCAACTGGCAAAGTCGAAGCGACTTTTAATATTAACTGGCTTAAATATGCCGAACAACCGGCTCTTAAAGTCTATTTTAAAGATGAAAACCGTCCTCCTGAAGCGAAATCTTTTTCCCAATTAGAAGCCCTCACTTTACGTCCTGAAGAACACCAAGATTATCTCCTTAGTATCAAATATATTGAGGTTTCTTGTCCTAACCCTATCCTCAAAACTTTCCATATTATTGATACCCCCGGCTTAAAGTCTTTTTATGAGGAAGACTCGAAAAATACCCAAGAGTTTTTACAATTACACGGAGAGGAATTAACTAATGTTACCCAAAAAGAAGCAGCTAACGCCGATGCTGTTCTATATCTATTTAGTCAAAGTATCGGTCAAGGAGATGCGGAAACCCTACAAGCTTTTCAAGGCCCTTTAGCGGGTAATGCTACCCCCATCAATGCTATTGGAGTTTTAACCAAAGTCGATATTTATGCAACTGATCCTAATATTAACAACCCGATGGTGGCTGGTAGTCGCGTTGCTAATGGACTATTGGAAAAAGCCCAAGTTCGCCGTCTATTTTATACTATTTATCCAATTTGTGGATTATTAGCTGAAGGATCTCAAACTCTCAGTGAAAAACATCTAGATATTTTGAACCGGCTGGCACAACTTCCTCAAAAGCGATTTAAGAGTTTAAGTCGCTATACTTCTAAGTTTACCGATCCCTACGAGCTTGATGATATTCCTGTTAGTCAAGATGACCGAAAAGCTATAGAAAAGCAATTAGGACTTTATGGAGTAATTCTCGCTTATGAGCTTATTAATTCAGGGATAAATAGTCGAGAACAGTTAGCCGAAGAACTCTTGAAAAAAACCGGAGTTAACGAATTACGTCAACTGGTTTTATCTCATTTTGGACATCGCTCTTTGCTCATTAAATTAGGTAAAGTTTTACAGGATATTTCGAGTAATTATTTTCAACTGCGTCAACGTTTACAAGGAGAAGCCTTAGATATTTTAGAAGAAATTAGCGGTCAATTTGATGCCTTACAATCCAAACAACACGCTTTTGCTGAGTTAGATGTCCTCAGAAGTCATTATGAAGGAAAACTCAATTTTGATGAAAAGGAAGAAAAACAGCTTTTAGCTGTCACGGGTGAAAATGGGATTTCCTGTGGAGAACGCTTAGAACTCAGTGAACAGGCCACCATTGAGGAAATGATTCCTGTGGCGATTGAACGGATGCAGTATTGGCATACCAGAGCCAATGATTATATGTCTGGCGATCGCGCTACGATTGCGGCGGCGACGGTTTTGACTCGTTCCTATGACCGCATTCTTTATCGACTGCAAAAAGCCAAGGAATATTTACAAAAAGCCAATGACTATTTGTATTTCTAATTTATAACAAAACCACAAACTGGAGGTTTATGATGTTTACTGATTGGCAAGACACCTTTGAAAATTGGTTTCCTTTACTGAAAGAGAAACGAGAAGCAGAAAACCTTGCTTTACAAGCTGAAGAAATTGTCCGTCAATTAAATAGTTTGCCCCCTGTTGATACAGATAATCGAGATATTATTACTGTTCTTAAGTCTGTCTGTTTACTGTTAGAACGGTTTCAAGAACATTCTGAACAACTTATTCAAGAGCATGGCGAACAAGTTAATCAAAAAGAATCTGTAATTAGCCCCCCCGTTGAAGTAATTCAAACAGAAGACGTTCCTTCTTCAACTGAGTTGCCGTCTCCTCCTCCTATTAGGCGAGAAACTCCCGAAGAAAAACCTTCAATTACAGCACAGGAATTGATGAGATTGAGAGATTGGGTCTTATTAGCCAACAGTGGGGAAGGAGAAGAAAAAGCCAGTCCTAAAGTGTTAGAGGCAATCTATAAACAATTAGGTAAAATTCTGGAAAAAGAAGGGATTACTTCCCTAGAAAAAACAGGAAGTTTTAATTATGAAAAACAGCAAGTAGTGTCAACTCAAGCCACTAATGACCCTGAAAAAGAGGATTTAATTTATGATACCGTCAGACCGGGTTATCTATTTCATGAGCGATTAATTCGACCTCAAGAGGTTATTGTTTATACCTATGATACTTCCCTTGCTACCCCAGAGGTTTCTTAATCGTCAAAAAAAGAATAGACTTCTTGTAGAAGTTAAGCAATAGACAAAATGATTTCTAGACAGCTATTGATATCAATTACATTCTGATAAGAAGTCTAATTTCATCCCTAGTAAAGCTTGATTTTTAATTTAATTAATTAGGAAAAAAAACATTAGATTGGGAGTTGATTTCGGAACTTGTTACTCTAGTGCAGCGTTATTAATTGATAGCACACCTAGACCCATTAAAGAACCCCTCAAACAAGGCTATTCTTTCCCTTCTAGTATTTATTTAACTGAAGAAGGAGAAATCTTAGTCGGTCAAGCGGCTGAAAATAAACGTCAGAAAAATCCTCAACGCTATCGCAACGAATTTAAGCGTAAAATAGAAGCAGAGCTTAAGCGTAAAGATATGGAGGAGAAAGAACGCCAGTTAAGCCTTAGTAATGCAAAAATACGCTGTTACTCTTGTGGAAGAATTAATGCTGTAATGGGAGATGAAACTGCCTTTAGCTGTCGCCATTGTGGAACTAATATCAATGTCGCTGCTCGTAACAAAGAATTAATTTTTGACGAACCAACTTCTTTCTTAAAGAAAATTTTAGATCTTTTGTGAGGGAATTAGTGAAATTTATTGTTTCAGAACATAGGTAACTCTAACACAAATTGGGGTAAAACATTTTCTCCTGATAAAGTTGTCGGTAATGAGATAACTTCTACCGATTGATTTTGACGATAGATTTCTACTTGTTGATTTTGGGGATCGATTAACCAACCTAACCGTAAACCACTATTAAGATATTCTTGCATTTTCTCTTGGAGAAGCTCTAAAGAATCGGTACGAGAACGCAATTCTATAACAAAATCAGGACAAATAGGGGCAAATTTTTCTCGTTCTTCTGGGGTTAATGCTTCCCAACGTTCATTAGCAATCCAAGCCACATCAGGAGAACGTTTTCCCCCATTGGGTAAGATAAAAATGGTAGAAGAACTAAAGACCTTTCCCAGTCCAGTTTGACGATTCCATAACCAGACAAAACCGTTTAAATCGGCTTCTCGGTTGCCACTGATTGCGCCAACGGGAGGCATAATTATTAATTCCCCTTTGGCAGTTTGTTCCAGTTTCCAATTCTCATTAATTTGGCAGAGTTGATAAAACTGTTCATCAGTTAACCCCACATTTTTGATATTTAAAATAACCCCTTCAGAAGTCATCATTACATTAATTTCCTTGACTCTTTAACTTTTTAATTAAAATCCTATATTTAAGAAAATAATTTGCCTAAACAATACCCAACTTACAAAGCCGAATCAAAAATTTGTTGTGCTGTTAGCTTCAGTTGAGGAAATAAAGGCGATACGATCAAATCATTTCCTCTAAATACACTCATTTGATAATCTCCGTCAACTAATTGGCAAATAATAACGGTTTGTTGCTTGGGATTACCTGTGAATCTTTTGCCACCAAGCGCAGCATAGTCCACCATCCAATACTCAGGAATACCCATTTCTTCATAGTCCCTGAACTTGTCATAGTAATCATCTCGCCAGTTGGTGCTAATAACTTCAACCACTAAGGGTATAGAAGCCGCACTCATAACCGTTGATTGCTTGCTCCACAGAGGTTCATTAACGAGATTATCATGATTTAATACTAAAATCTCAGGAGAATAGGTGGAGTTGTTGCTCTGTATTTTAACAAAAGCCGTTTTAGGGATGCGAAACGGAAGTTCCTTATGCAAAAACTGGAAGGTTATCTGCGCCGCTAAAAATC belongs to Gloeothece citriformis PCC 7424 and includes:
- a CDS encoding dynamin family protein, giving the protein MNEFIPLEKEVDQLFEKALSQTANQSALSDFHHLLQQCRRRIHQPMRVAIVGVIKAGKSTLMNALLQEKMVATGKVEATFNINWLKYAEQPALKVYFKDENRPPEAKSFSQLEALTLRPEEHQDYLLSIKYIEVSCPNPILKTFHIIDTPGLKSFYEEDSKNTQEFLQLHGEELTNVTQKEAANADAVLYLFSQSIGQGDAETLQAFQGPLAGNATPINAIGVLTKVDIYATDPNINNPMVAGSRVANGLLEKAQVRRLFYTIYPICGLLAEGSQTLSEKHLDILNRLAQLPQKRFKSLSRYTSKFTDPYELDDIPVSQDDRKAIEKQLGLYGVILAYELINSGINSREQLAEELLKKTGVNELRQLVLSHFGHRSLLIKLGKVLQDISSNYFQLRQRLQGEALDILEEISGQFDALQSKQHAFAELDVLRSHYEGKLNFDEKEEKQLLAVTGENGISCGERLELSEQATIEEMIPVAIERMQYWHTRANDYMSGDRATIAAATVLTRSYDRILYRLQKAKEYLQKANDYLYF
- a CDS encoding nucleotide exchange factor GrpE, with amino-acid sequence MMFTDWQDTFENWFPLLKEKREAENLALQAEEIVRQLNSLPPVDTDNRDIITVLKSVCLLLERFQEHSEQLIQEHGEQVNQKESVISPPVEVIQTEDVPSSTELPSPPPIRRETPEEKPSITAQELMRLRDWVLLANSGEGEEKASPKVLEAIYKQLGKILEKEGITSLEKTGSFNYEKQQVVSTQATNDPEKEDLIYDTVRPGYLFHERLIRPQEVIVYTYDTSLATPEVS
- a CDS encoding Hsp70 family protein, which codes for MGVDFGTCYSSAALLIDSTPRPIKEPLKQGYSFPSSIYLTEEGEILVGQAAENKRQKNPQRYRNEFKRKIEAELKRKDMEEKERQLSLSNAKIRCYSCGRINAVMGDETAFSCRHCGTNINVAARNKELIFDEPTSFLKKILDLL
- a CDS encoding Uma2 family endonuclease, whose product is MMTSEGVILNIKNVGLTDEQFYQLCQINENWKLEQTAKGELIIMPPVGAISGNREADLNGFVWLWNRQTGLGKVFSSSTIFILPNGGKRSPDVAWIANERWEALTPEEREKFAPICPDFVIELRSRTDSLELLQEKMQEYLNSGLRLGWLIDPQNQQVEIYRQNQSVEVISLPTTLSGENVLPQFVLELPMF
- a CDS encoding Uma2 family endonuclease; the encoded protein is MTSFLPQLVTFEQFIEWYPSNGVRYELHKGVIVEMPPPTGEHENVVGFLAAQITFQFLHKELPFRIPKTAFVKIQSNNSTYSPEILVLNHDNLVNEPLWSKQSTVMSAASIPLVVEVISTNWRDDYYDKFRDYEEMGIPEYWMVDYAALGGKRFTGNPKQQTVIICQLVDGDYQMSVFRGNDLIVSPLFPQLKLTAQQIFDSAL